The following coding sequences lie in one Devosia litorisediminis genomic window:
- the argC gene encoding N-acetyl-gamma-glutamyl-phosphate reductase, with the protein MTAKIFIDGEAGTTGLQIRERLAGRTDLEVISIANDKRKDLDERARLLNAADIAILCLPDDAAKESVSLITNGTTRVIDASSAFRVHPDWAYGFAEMDKVQGATIAKARFVTNPGCYPQGVIASVRPLIEAGLLPSGYPITVNAISGYSGGGKQMIAEYEAAGEAAPHYMPYALTFAHKHMPEMTAYTKLANAPLFVPSVGDYAQGMVTCVPLQLGHLGVVPRGAELHAAIADHFAGIPDSFVEVAPFAEMAKSAELNPEIYNNTNTMKLHVFANDERAQAVLVAVYDNLGKGASGAAVQNLNLMLGVDPRTGLV; encoded by the coding sequence ATGACTGCCAAGATTTTCATCGACGGGGAAGCGGGAACCACGGGTCTGCAGATCCGCGAGCGCCTGGCCGGCCGCACCGATCTTGAGGTCATCTCCATCGCCAATGACAAGCGCAAGGATCTCGATGAACGCGCGCGGCTGCTCAACGCGGCCGATATCGCCATTTTGTGCCTGCCCGATGATGCGGCCAAGGAAAGCGTTTCGCTGATCACCAATGGCACGACGCGGGTGATCGACGCCTCCTCGGCCTTCCGGGTGCATCCGGACTGGGCCTATGGCTTTGCCGAGATGGACAAGGTGCAGGGCGCCACCATCGCCAAGGCGCGGTTTGTTACCAATCCGGGCTGTTATCCGCAGGGGGTGATCGCCAGTGTGCGGCCGCTGATTGAGGCGGGCCTGCTGCCCTCGGGTTATCCCATTACCGTCAATGCCATTTCGGGCTATTCCGGCGGCGGCAAGCAGATGATTGCCGAATATGAAGCCGCCGGCGAAGCCGCGCCGCATTACATGCCCTATGCGCTGACCTTCGCGCACAAGCACATGCCCGAAATGACCGCCTATACCAAGCTGGCCAATGCGCCGCTGTTTGTGCCTTCGGTGGGTGATTATGCCCAGGGCATGGTGACCTGCGTGCCGCTGCAACTGGGTCATCTGGGCGTGGTGCCACGGGGCGCAGAGCTCCATGCCGCCATTGCCGATCACTTTGCGGGGATCCCCGACAGTTTTGTCGAGGTGGCCCCTTTTGCCGAGATGGCCAAATCGGCCGAGCTCAACCCCGAGATCTACAACAATACCAACACCATGAAGCTGCATGTGTTCGCCAATGACGAACGGGCGCAGGCGGTGCTGGTGGCGGTCTATGACAATCTGGGCAAGGGCGCTTCGGGTGCGGCGGTGCAGAATCTGAACCTGATGCTGGGCGTTGATCCGCGCACCGGGCTGGTCTAG
- the deoD gene encoding purine-nucleoside phosphorylase produces the protein MTPHNHAKPGDYADAVLLPGDPLRAKWIAETFLDEPKLVNSVRNCLGYTGSYKGKRVSVQATGMGQPSLAIYVNELVNTYGLKTLIRVGTCGGLNAKVKVRDLILAQAASTDSAIVRDRFGAYNFAPIADFGLLRSAAEKAEAKNMRYHAGNMLSSDIFYHADGMAGYDKLPEHGVIGVEMEAAALYTLAARFGVKALTICTMTDCLITKEEIDAEQRQTSLSDMVTIALEVAIEG, from the coding sequence ATGACCCCTCATAACCACGCCAAGCCCGGTGACTATGCTGATGCCGTCCTGCTGCCCGGCGACCCGCTGCGCGCCAAATGGATTGCCGAGACCTTTCTCGATGAGCCAAAACTGGTCAATTCGGTCCGCAACTGTCTGGGCTATACCGGCAGCTATAAGGGCAAGCGCGTTTCCGTGCAGGCCACCGGCATGGGCCAGCCCTCGCTGGCCATCTATGTCAATGAACTGGTCAACACCTATGGGCTGAAAACCCTGATCCGCGTCGGCACGTGTGGCGGGCTCAATGCCAAGGTCAAGGTGCGCGACCTGATCCTGGCCCAGGCCGCCTCAACCGATAGCGCCATCGTGCGCGACCGTTTTGGCGCCTATAACTTCGCCCCAATCGCCGATTTCGGTCTGCTGCGGTCCGCCGCCGAAAAGGCCGAAGCGAAAAACATGCGCTACCATGCCGGCAATATGCTCAGCTCCGACATTTTCTACCATGCCGACGGCATGGCCGGTTACGACAAGCTGCCCGAGCACGGCGTCATCGGCGTCGAGATGGAAGCCGCCGCGCTCTATACTTTGGCCGCCCGCTTTGGCGTCAAGGCGCTGACCATCTGCACCATGACCGACTGCCTGATCACCAAGGAAGAAATCGACGCCGAACAGCGCCAGACCTCCTTGAGCGACATGGTGACCATCGCGCTTGAGGTCGCGATCGAGGGGTAG
- a CDS encoding DUF262 domain-containing protein, with protein sequence MQDIQGDDKTLEVLLSGSAFGIDYYQREYRWKRKQLQELVDDLYTQFSQTWSPGTPLEKQSKYFLGSIVISKAGDVRNIVDGQQRITTLTLLLIYLNHLQRDHAKKVNKIEQLVFDEDPGGPKFKLDIPERNDCMSALLNGERYNPEGKSDSVRNLVDRYDDLDEVFPKTMSSDELNMFI encoded by the coding sequence TTGCAAGATATCCAAGGTGACGACAAAACTCTCGAAGTGCTACTTTCTGGATCAGCATTCGGCATCGACTACTACCAGCGTGAATACCGATGGAAGCGAAAGCAGCTTCAGGAACTCGTTGATGATCTCTACACTCAGTTTTCTCAAACCTGGAGCCCTGGCACGCCACTGGAAAAGCAGTCTAAATATTTCCTCGGCTCCATTGTCATCAGCAAGGCTGGCGATGTGCGCAACATCGTTGATGGGCAGCAGCGCATAACGACTTTAACGCTGCTTCTAATCTATCTGAATCATCTGCAACGGGACCACGCGAAGAAGGTCAACAAGATCGAGCAGTTGGTCTTTGACGAGGACCCAGGCGGCCCCAAGTTCAAGCTCGATATCCCGGAACGCAACGACTGCATGTCGGCCTTACTTAATGGCGAACGCTACAACCCCGAGGGTAAATCAGACTCTGTGCGCAATCTGGTGGACCGTTACGACGATCTCGATGAAGTCTTCCCGAAAACCATGTCGTCTGACGAACTCAACATGTTCATCTGA
- a CDS encoding DUF262 domain-containing protein produces MKLIEITANDDGDAYTIFETMNDRGLSLTPTDMLKGYLLANIEDPNKRLEADKLIKSFLTKFAEFGDNTEPDFFKAWLRSQYAKRIRERKKEAKNEDFELIGTEYHRWIRNNAKEVGLNASEDFYLFVVKNMRIFADRYLLLLKASATRKTGLESVKYNADAGFTLQHHIILSSVNADDDKDTAKAKMGVVADFIDSWLNVRFWNYKSNSYSQMQYAAFTVIRSVRSKTLTEVRAILHKRLKEEFDENDFQKWVGLNQFTSKAIHRQLARFTDWLEQQAGEPGRYEDYIVRSGKNAYEVEHILADKFDMFVKEFEDAGAFEEWRNYIGGLLLLPKKVNASLGDAPYKKKLPHYLKANALTQSLHPSFYANNPGVLKALKTHNLAFKPYKEFGWEEIEQRSQLYCAIAALIWSPDRLLRKAA; encoded by the coding sequence GTGAAGCTGATCGAAATCACCGCGAACGATGATGGCGACGCTTATACGATCTTCGAGACGATGAACGATAGGGGCCTCTCCCTCACCCCTACAGACATGCTCAAGGGTTATCTGCTGGCCAATATCGAAGACCCGAACAAACGGCTTGAAGCGGACAAGCTGATCAAATCCTTCCTGACCAAATTCGCCGAGTTCGGCGACAACACCGAGCCTGACTTCTTCAAAGCTTGGCTGCGGTCGCAATATGCCAAGCGGATTAGGGAGCGGAAGAAAGAAGCCAAGAACGAAGACTTCGAACTGATCGGCACGGAGTATCACCGCTGGATACGCAACAACGCAAAAGAGGTGGGGCTGAACGCCAGCGAGGATTTCTACCTGTTCGTCGTCAAGAACATGCGCATCTTCGCGGACCGGTACCTGCTGCTCCTCAAGGCGTCCGCCACTCGTAAGACGGGGCTAGAGAGTGTCAAATACAACGCCGATGCGGGCTTTACGCTCCAACACCATATCATCCTCTCCTCGGTGAATGCGGATGATGACAAAGACACGGCAAAGGCCAAAATGGGCGTCGTCGCCGACTTCATCGACAGTTGGCTGAACGTTCGCTTCTGGAACTATAAATCCAACAGCTATTCTCAGATGCAATATGCCGCTTTCACCGTGATTCGCAGTGTCAGGAGCAAAACACTGACCGAGGTGCGGGCGATACTGCATAAGCGGCTGAAGGAAGAATTCGACGAAAACGACTTCCAGAAGTGGGTAGGGTTAAATCAGTTCACCTCTAAGGCGATCCACCGTCAGTTGGCCCGCTTCACCGACTGGCTGGAGCAACAAGCGGGAGAGCCGGGGCGATACGAGGATTACATCGTGCGCTCAGGCAAGAACGCCTATGAGGTCGAACACATCCTTGCCGACAAGTTCGACATGTTTGTCAAAGAATTCGAGGATGCCGGCGCCTTTGAGGAATGGCGCAACTACATTGGCGGGCTGCTATTGTTGCCCAAGAAGGTGAATGCCAGCCTAGGGGATGCCCCTTACAAGAAGAAGCTGCCGCACTACCTAAAGGCGAACGCGCTCACCCAATCGCTGCATCCGAGTTTCTATGCGAACAACCCGGGTGTGCTGAAAGCGCTCAAAACCCACAATTTGGCGTTTAAACCCTATAAGGAATTCGGGTGGGAGGAAATCGAGCAGCGTTCCCAACTCTACTGCGCTATCGCGGCTCTGATCTGGTCACCAGACCGCTTGCTGAGAAAGGCGGCATAA
- a CDS encoding ATP-dependent Clp protease proteolytic subunit has translation MKSDANARADHAQGPFYRRLIDRLAAIEDGAILRVAFFIMLAGTAAVLFVDFRELTDNQTTTEPATFQPIPPPASDGPDTGPMPDITTAPDILQQPLEIALGSAGRLTLTGTIDPGSATRFASEIEARGEYVQSIVLDSPGGSVEDALAMAELIHEQGLTTRVEAGALCASSCPIIFAAGAARLASPEAAIGVHQIYATAMSGDPQNAMRAAGVAMSSAQTTTARIIAGLTRSGVDSALWLHALETPPERLYYFSADEMQRLNLVTEFVQD, from the coding sequence ATGAAATCCGATGCCAATGCCCGCGCCGACCACGCCCAGGGGCCGTTCTACCGCCGCCTGATCGACCGCCTCGCCGCCATCGAGGACGGCGCTATTCTGCGCGTGGCTTTTTTCATCATGCTGGCGGGCACTGCCGCGGTGCTGTTTGTCGATTTCCGCGAACTCACCGACAATCAGACCACCACCGAACCGGCCACCTTCCAGCCCATCCCGCCGCCAGCCAGTGACGGCCCCGATACCGGCCCGATGCCCGACATCACCACTGCGCCCGATATCCTGCAGCAGCCCCTCGAAATCGCCCTGGGCAGCGCCGGTCGGCTGACCCTGACCGGCACCATCGACCCCGGCAGCGCCACCCGCTTTGCCAGCGAGATCGAGGCGCGTGGCGAATATGTGCAGTCCATCGTGCTCGATTCACCCGGCGGTTCGGTCGAGGACGCCTTGGCCATGGCCGAGCTGATCCACGAGCAGGGCCTGACCACCCGGGTGGAAGCAGGGGCGCTGTGCGCTTCCTCCTGCCCCATCATCTTTGCCGCCGGCGCCGCGCGGCTGGCCAGTCCCGAAGCGGCCATCGGCGTGCACCAGATCTATGCCACCGCCATGAGCGGCGATCCGCAAAACGCCATGCGCGCCGCCGGGGTGGCCATGAGCAGCGCCCAGACCACCACCGCCAGGATCATCGCCGGACTGACCCGCAGTGGCGTCGATTCCGCGTTGTGGCTGCACGCACTGGAAACACCGCCCGAACGGCTCTACTATTTTTCGGCGGACGAGATGCAGCGACTCAATCTTGTCACCGAATTTGTGCAGGATTGA